Proteins encoded together in one Pontiella desulfatans window:
- a CDS encoding glycosyltransferase family 4 protein, with product MSENIGFVSTRFAGTDGVSLESAKWAKVLWDHEFRSFWYAGRLDRAPEVSYCVPEAHFEHPENIWLNERIWGKSFRDPIVSRRIRDMAEYLKTTLYEFVNRYDLRILVFQNALTIPMHVPLGVAITEFLAETRIPSIAHHHDFYWERVRFSVNGVPDFLDMAFPPRDDLLQHVVINQAAREELSWRKGLSSELIPNVFDFETPPPQPDAYTQGLRADLGFAEDDILILQPTRIVPRKGIEHSIKLLETLDDPRMKLVISHAGGDEGYEYQHMLEELAHDSGVDLRIIDDRIGEIRQKNSAGKKMYTLWDLYPFVDFVTYPSLYEGFGNAFLEAVYFKLPILINRYSIFARDIEPKGFRVPLMDGYLTKQVIDDVRRLLEDENYRRVTVEHNYAVANRFFSYSVLRRSLRTLITNVRGLET from the coding sequence ATGAGCGAAAATATTGGATTTGTTTCAACGCGTTTTGCGGGTACCGATGGGGTTTCGCTGGAGAGCGCGAAGTGGGCGAAGGTGCTGTGGGACCATGAGTTCCGGAGTTTTTGGTATGCCGGTCGGCTGGACCGTGCTCCCGAAGTGAGCTACTGCGTTCCCGAGGCCCATTTCGAGCATCCCGAAAACATTTGGCTCAACGAACGCATCTGGGGAAAGTCGTTCCGCGATCCAATCGTCAGCCGCCGCATCCGCGACATGGCGGAATATCTCAAAACCACGCTCTACGAGTTTGTCAACCGCTACGACCTCCGCATCCTGGTGTTCCAGAATGCGCTGACGATCCCCATGCACGTGCCACTCGGCGTGGCCATTACCGAGTTCCTTGCGGAGACCCGTATCCCCTCCATTGCGCACCACCACGACTTCTATTGGGAGCGCGTCCGCTTTTCGGTGAACGGCGTGCCGGACTTTCTCGATATGGCCTTCCCGCCGCGCGACGACCTGCTGCAGCATGTCGTCATCAACCAGGCGGCGCGGGAAGAGTTGTCGTGGCGCAAGGGGCTCTCCTCCGAGCTCATTCCCAATGTCTTCGATTTCGAAACCCCACCGCCCCAGCCGGACGCCTATACCCAGGGGCTGCGCGCCGACCTCGGCTTTGCGGAGGACGATATCCTGATCCTGCAGCCAACGCGCATTGTTCCGCGCAAGGGCATCGAGCATTCGATCAAGCTGCTCGAAACCTTGGACGACCCCAGGATGAAGCTGGTCATTTCGCATGCGGGGGGGGATGAGGGCTACGAATATCAGCATATGCTCGAAGAACTGGCGCACGACTCCGGTGTCGATCTGCGCATCATCGACGACCGCATCGGAGAGATCCGGCAGAAAAATTCGGCGGGCAAGAAAATGTATACGCTGTGGGATCTCTATCCCTTCGTCGATTTCGTAACCTATCCAAGCCTTTACGAAGGATTCGGCAACGCCTTTCTCGAAGCGGTCTACTTCAAGTTGCCGATCCTGATCAACCGCTATTCGATCTTCGCGCGCGACATCGAGCCGAAGGGCTTCCGTGTACCGTTGATGGACGGTTATCTCACCAAGCAAGTGATCGACGATGTCCGTCGGCTGCTGGAGGACGAGAACTACCGCCGGGTCACGGTCGAGCACAACTATGCCGTGGCCAACCGCTTCTTCAGTTATTCGGTACTGCGC
- a CDS encoding peptidase dimerization domain-containing protein, protein MKTKFSNIDEILKQLPKLPEKLAGIQETLLANLIMLSEIPAPTFEEAARVELLLQRMVECGLHNVSIDEAGNGVGIIPGKNAKRNILLVAHADSVYSGKVDHALSVLADEIVGPGVADNSLGMAVLATLPNILEMLEIKLDANLVLLSSTKGLGRGNLDGLRFFMDNNKLPFEAGICVEGEKLGRLSYAAEGMFRGHIACRIPEELDWQRAGQNSAIIALNDVINRMLEIPIPRRPRTSIVFGAVRGGKSYNVMATRSTLRFEVRSEDAGMVQSIRERVEDIIADAAASHNAEFEFIVVSSREPGGIDVGHPLVKNCRQVMETLGVQPTIRPSMSEVSELIARGLPAVTIGITEASNLHDLNETIRIKPIYTGLAQLLAMLLAIDGGFCNEPE, encoded by the coding sequence ATGAAAACAAAATTCAGCAACATCGATGAGATCCTGAAGCAGTTGCCGAAGCTTCCGGAAAAGCTAGCAGGCATCCAGGAGACGCTACTCGCCAACCTGATCATGCTCAGCGAAATTCCCGCCCCCACCTTCGAGGAAGCCGCCCGGGTTGAACTCCTGCTCCAACGCATGGTCGAATGCGGACTCCACAACGTCTCGATCGACGAAGCCGGCAATGGCGTTGGAATCATTCCGGGCAAGAATGCCAAACGCAACATCCTGCTCGTTGCCCATGCCGACTCGGTCTACTCCGGCAAGGTCGACCATGCCTTGAGCGTACTGGCCGACGAAATCGTCGGGCCGGGCGTTGCCGACAACAGCCTCGGCATGGCCGTGCTCGCCACGCTGCCCAACATACTGGAGATGCTGGAGATCAAGTTGGACGCCAACCTGGTTTTGCTTAGCAGCACCAAAGGGCTCGGCCGCGGCAACCTCGACGGCCTGCGCTTTTTCATGGACAACAACAAGCTGCCGTTCGAGGCCGGCATTTGCGTTGAAGGCGAAAAGCTCGGGCGTTTGAGCTATGCTGCCGAAGGCATGTTCCGCGGCCACATCGCCTGCAGGATCCCCGAGGAACTCGACTGGCAGCGCGCCGGACAAAACAGCGCCATCATCGCGCTCAACGACGTGATCAACCGCATGCTTGAAATCCCGATCCCGCGCCGCCCGCGCACCTCGATTGTCTTCGGTGCCGTTCGCGGCGGCAAGAGCTACAACGTGATGGCCACCCGCTCAACCCTGCGCTTCGAGGTGCGGAGCGAGGACGCCGGCATGGTGCAATCCATCCGCGAACGCGTGGAGGATATCATTGCCGATGCGGCGGCATCGCATAATGCCGAGTTTGAGTTCATCGTGGTTTCCTCGCGCGAACCGGGGGGCATCGATGTCGGCCATCCGCTGGTCAAAAATTGCCGGCAGGTCATGGAAACCCTCGGCGTCCAGCCCACCATCCGACCGAGCATGTCGGAGGTTTCCGAACTGATTGCGCGCGGTTTGCCGGCGGTCACCATCGGCATCACCGAGGCCAGCAACCTGCACGACCTCAACGAAACCATTCGCATCAAACCCATCTACACCGGCCTGGCGCAATTGCTCGCCATGCTGCTCGCCATCGACGGAGGATTTTGCAATGAACCTGAATGA
- a CDS encoding glycosyltransferase family 4 protein encodes MRKLAVAIIHYHLRPGGVTRVVERAVESLNDEVDVLCLTGEAPAPGAELTPITEPYEALAYSENSVLDSGKLAEDLRFTARSLLGRDPDVWHIHNHSLGKNSFTPQLVWHLAKAGCRLLLQPHDFAEDGRPENYRLLKEQLGNELDAMLYPTADHVWYAPINYRDKSFLEDIGLPNVHELPNAVTQHAGQAFQPALGRQECLPHIKTIVYPARAIRRKNMGEFLLWSLLAPEGYLFQSTLAPQNPKWQGHYKGWEALAEELNLPVEFDAGRKHDFGELIRNAEALMTTSIQEGFGLAFLEPWLEGKMLIGRKLPEITTDFEQEGLDLSSLYDALPIPLEWAGEKAFHTALETAMRASAEAYSKMWVPETLDEAKAALVIDGKVDFGVLDEELQQNVIRHLVAHPEDRKQLPPFAPSPNLPLIERNRQVALDQYSLDAYGERLLGLYRALAATQPGDVGSADASALLDRFQQPQRFNLLRT; translated from the coding sequence ATGAGAAAACTGGCAGTAGCAATAATTCACTATCACCTAAGGCCCGGCGGGGTAACGCGGGTGGTTGAGCGGGCGGTTGAATCGCTCAACGATGAGGTCGACGTGCTTTGCCTGACCGGCGAGGCGCCCGCCCCCGGCGCTGAACTCACCCCGATCACGGAACCGTACGAAGCCCTGGCCTATTCGGAAAACTCCGTGCTGGATTCGGGCAAGCTGGCCGAAGACCTCCGCTTCACCGCCCGCAGCCTGCTGGGGCGCGATCCGGACGTCTGGCACATCCACAACCATTCGCTCGGTAAAAACAGCTTTACACCGCAGCTCGTTTGGCATCTGGCCAAGGCGGGGTGCCGCCTATTGCTGCAACCGCACGACTTTGCCGAGGATGGCCGACCGGAAAACTACCGGCTATTGAAAGAACAACTCGGCAACGAACTCGACGCGATGCTTTATCCCACCGCCGACCATGTCTGGTATGCGCCAATCAACTATCGCGACAAATCGTTTCTGGAAGACATCGGCCTTCCGAATGTGCACGAACTGCCGAATGCGGTTACCCAACATGCGGGGCAGGCTTTCCAGCCTGCCCTGGGCAGACAAGAATGTCTGCCCCACATAAAGACCATCGTCTATCCCGCGCGCGCCATCCGCCGGAAAAACATGGGCGAGTTCCTGCTATGGAGCCTGCTCGCTCCGGAGGGCTACCTGTTCCAAAGCACCCTGGCCCCGCAAAACCCGAAATGGCAGGGCCACTACAAGGGATGGGAGGCGCTGGCCGAGGAGCTGAACCTGCCCGTTGAATTCGACGCCGGACGCAAGCACGACTTTGGCGAACTGATCCGCAATGCGGAAGCGTTGATGACCACCAGCATCCAGGAGGGGTTTGGCTTGGCGTTCCTCGAACCGTGGCTCGAAGGCAAGATGCTCATCGGACGCAAGCTCCCCGAAATCACCACCGACTTCGAACAAGAAGGCCTCGACCTTTCATCCCTTTACGACGCCCTCCCCATCCCCCTCGAATGGGCGGGCGAAAAGGCATTCCACACCGCGCTGGAAACAGCGATGCGCGCCAGCGCCGAAGCCTATTCAAAGATGTGGGTTCCGGAAACGTTGGATGAGGCCAAGGCGGCCTTGGTTATCGACGGGAAAGTCGATTTCGGCGTATTGGACGAGGAACTTCAGCAAAACGTCATCCGGCATCTGGTTGCGCATCCCGAAGACCGGAAGCAGCTACCCCCTTTCGCCCCCTCGCCCAATCTCCCGCTCATCGAACGCAACCGCCAGGTTGCGCTCGATCAATACAGCCTGGATGCCTACGGCGAGCGCCTGCTTGGCCTCTATCGCGCCCTGGCCGCCACACAACCGGGGGACGTCGGTTCGGCCGATGCCTCCGCCCTGCTCGACCGGTTCCAGCAACCGCAACGGTTCAATTTGCTAAGAACGTAG
- a CDS encoding glucosyl-3-phosphoglycerate synthase, with translation MNLNDWIKNNTIHHSQFWDLKKLVEEKEKQNLKISLCLPTLNEEKTIGKEIVMFKSELMDRYPLLDEIAVIDSGSTDNTREIAKTFGADVYLSADILPQYGEKKGKGENLWKAVYELTGDIIVYVDADIKNIHPRFAYGLVAPLIYRPEVHYVKAFYDRPLAFSQGVRPSGGGRVTEILTRPLFSLFFPDLTGLVQPLSGEYAVRREVLEAIPFPIGYGVETSHLIDVYEKWGMEAIAQVDLDQRVHRNQETRDLGKMAFGILRAFLFRAEAFGVIGKLPELSTVLKQFQAHDEEFEQVSHTIVEEERPPMIELPEYREKFGIE, from the coding sequence ATGAACCTGAATGATTGGATCAAGAACAACACCATCCACCACTCCCAGTTCTGGGACTTGAAAAAGCTCGTGGAGGAAAAGGAAAAACAAAACCTCAAAATCTCGCTCTGCCTGCCGACGCTCAACGAAGAAAAGACGATCGGCAAGGAAATCGTGATGTTCAAGTCGGAGCTGATGGATCGCTATCCGCTGCTCGACGAGATTGCCGTGATCGACTCCGGCTCGACCGACAACACGCGCGAGATCGCCAAGACCTTCGGTGCGGACGTCTATCTTTCCGCCGACATCCTGCCCCAATACGGGGAGAAAAAAGGCAAGGGCGAAAACCTTTGGAAAGCGGTCTACGAGCTGACCGGCGACATTATCGTCTACGTGGATGCCGACATTAAAAACATTCACCCGCGCTTTGCCTACGGCCTGGTTGCGCCGCTCATCTACCGCCCGGAAGTGCACTACGTGAAAGCGTTCTACGACCGTCCGCTGGCCTTCTCGCAAGGCGTCCGCCCCTCCGGCGGGGGCCGCGTAACGGAAATCCTGACGCGCCCGTTGTTCTCGCTCTTCTTCCCCGACCTGACGGGTCTGGTGCAGCCGCTGTCCGGCGAATATGCCGTCCGGCGCGAAGTGCTCGAAGCCATTCCTTTCCCGATCGGCTACGGCGTGGAAACCTCGCACCTGATCGATGTCTATGAAAAGTGGGGCATGGAGGCCATTGCCCAGGTCGATCTCGACCAGCGCGTCCACCGCAACCAGGAAACCCGCGACCTCGGTAAAATGGCGTTCGGCATCCTGCGCGCGTTCCTTTTCCGAGCCGAAGCCTTCGGTGTCATCGGGAAACTTCCGGAGCTCAGTACCGTGCTGAAACAGTTCCAGGCGCACGACGAAGAGTTCGAACAGGTTTCCCACACCATCGTCGAAGAGGAACGCCCGCCCATGATCGAGCTTCCCGAATACCGCGAAAAATTCGGGATTGAATAA
- a CDS encoding ATP cone domain-containing protein — MAIKVKKRDTATVDYDESKIYRAIEKAVRNAVQVDDDVPQHLVTIVRDITAKLDNIIKGYQHRGTKEIDVEHIQDLVEQQLMGAGLYEVAKAYILYREEHKQARNQRLRPDASAIQDYMLVSRYARYMKDLGRRETFPEAVARVRDMHLRQFPAAEEDIHWAFDQVLEKRCLPSMRSMQFGGKAIETNHARMYNCTFGICDRPQFFAEGLYLLLCGTGVGFSVEFEHVEKLPPIASSVDEGSVVHFNIADTIEGWADAMQALIDSYIEGYLVEFNYSKIRPRGAPLSTSGGRAPGHVPLRRALERARVILDSALGRKLKPIEAYDIMMHAADAVIAGGVRRSATICLFSQDDGEMMNAKRGNWFESNPQRGRSNNSVKLIRNETSKAQFLRVFQKQKEWGEPGFYFANDLSHGCNPCCEIGLNPHLEVKDDQGNVTIESGWQFCNLTEINGSRLLSEADFRTAVRAATIIGTLQAGYTTFPYLGETTEKLCRREALLGVSITGMMDSPAITLDPVLQKKMAEYAIEVNREITLKIGTEPAARLTCVKPAGSTSLLLGTASGIHPRHSRRYFRRAQANKTDPVYKHFNETNPHMCEESVWSANKTDDVITFCVEAPEEAILRSEMSAMDLLKYVHSTQQNWVVPGTARPEMNPGLYHNVSNTLTVRDDEWDRVADYIWENRADFTGISMLAAGGDKIYQQAPHEEVITAQDETLWNELISKFKPVDYTLMREEEDETNLQGEIACAGGACELV; from the coding sequence ATGGCAATAAAGGTAAAGAAACGAGATACGGCTACGGTGGATTACGACGAATCCAAAATCTACAGGGCCATCGAAAAGGCCGTTAGGAACGCAGTGCAGGTGGATGATGACGTACCACAACATCTGGTGACGATCGTCCGCGACATCACCGCCAAACTCGACAATATCATCAAGGGCTACCAGCACCGCGGCACGAAGGAAATCGATGTGGAGCACATCCAGGACCTGGTCGAGCAGCAGCTCATGGGGGCCGGTCTCTACGAAGTGGCCAAGGCCTACATCCTCTATCGCGAAGAGCACAAGCAAGCCCGCAACCAACGCCTGCGTCCGGATGCATCCGCCATCCAGGACTACATGCTCGTCAGCCGTTATGCCCGCTATATGAAGGATCTCGGCCGCCGCGAAACCTTCCCGGAGGCCGTTGCCCGTGTTCGCGATATGCACCTGCGCCAGTTCCCCGCCGCGGAAGAGGATATTCACTGGGCATTCGACCAGGTGCTGGAAAAACGTTGCCTGCCCTCTATGCGCTCCATGCAGTTCGGGGGCAAGGCCATCGAAACCAACCATGCCCGCATGTACAACTGCACCTTCGGGATTTGCGACCGCCCGCAATTCTTCGCCGAAGGCCTTTACCTGCTGCTGTGCGGAACCGGCGTCGGTTTCAGCGTCGAGTTCGAGCACGTTGAAAAACTGCCGCCGATTGCCTCTTCGGTCGACGAAGGTTCCGTGGTCCACTTCAATATCGCCGACACGATCGAAGGCTGGGCCGATGCCATGCAGGCCCTGATCGATAGCTACATCGAAGGCTATCTGGTGGAGTTCAACTATTCCAAGATCCGTCCGCGCGGTGCTCCGCTAAGCACCTCGGGGGGCCGCGCTCCCGGTCACGTTCCGTTGCGCCGAGCCCTCGAACGCGCCCGCGTGATTCTCGACAGCGCCCTGGGCCGCAAGCTCAAGCCGATCGAGGCCTACGATATCATGATGCATGCCGCCGATGCGGTGATTGCCGGCGGTGTCCGCCGTTCCGCCACCATCTGCCTGTTCTCCCAGGACGACGGGGAAATGATGAATGCCAAGCGCGGCAACTGGTTCGAAAGCAATCCGCAGCGCGGGCGCTCCAACAACTCGGTGAAGCTCATTCGCAACGAAACCTCCAAGGCCCAGTTCCTGCGGGTGTTCCAGAAACAGAAGGAGTGGGGCGAACCCGGTTTCTATTTTGCAAACGATCTGTCGCATGGCTGCAACCCGTGCTGCGAGATTGGGCTCAACCCGCACCTGGAGGTCAAGGACGACCAGGGCAATGTAACGATCGAATCCGGTTGGCAGTTCTGCAACCTGACGGAAATCAACGGTTCCCGCCTCTTGAGCGAAGCGGATTTCCGCACGGCGGTTCGCGCCGCCACCATCATCGGCACCCTGCAGGCGGGCTACACCACCTTCCCGTATCTCGGCGAAACCACGGAAAAGCTTTGCCGTCGCGAGGCGTTGCTGGGGGTTTCCATTACCGGCATGATGGACTCGCCGGCCATTACACTGGATCCGGTGCTGCAGAAGAAAATGGCGGAATACGCCATCGAGGTGAACCGCGAGATCACGCTGAAGATCGGCACCGAACCCGCCGCCCGTTTAACGTGCGTCAAGCCTGCGGGATCCACATCGTTGCTGCTCGGAACGGCCTCCGGAATCCATCCGCGCCACTCGCGCCGCTATTTCCGCCGCGCACAGGCCAACAAAACCGATCCGGTATACAAACACTTCAACGAAACCAACCCGCACATGTGCGAGGAGTCCGTTTGGAGCGCCAACAAGACCGACGATGTCATCACCTTCTGCGTCGAGGCGCCGGAAGAAGCCATTTTGCGTTCGGAAATGTCGGCCATGGATCTGCTGAAATATGTGCACTCCACCCAGCAGAACTGGGTCGTGCCCGGCACCGCCCGCCCCGAGATGAATCCTGGCCTCTACCATAACGTATCCAACACGCTGACCGTTCGCGATGACGAATGGGATCGGGTGGCGGACTACATCTGGGAAAACCGCGCCGACTTCACCGGCATCAGCATGCTCGCGGCCGGCGGCGACAAGATCTACCAGCAGGCCCCGCACGAAGAGGTGATCACCGCCCAGGACGAAACCCTGTGGAACGAGCTCATCTCCAAGTTCAAGCCGGTCGACTACACCCTCATGCGGGAAGAGGAAGACGAAACCAACCTGCAAGGCGAAATCGCCTGCGCCGGTGGTGCCTGCGAACTCGTTTAA